One Microvirgula aerodenitrificans DSM 15089 DNA segment encodes these proteins:
- a CDS encoding F0F1 ATP synthase subunit delta translates to MAELITVARPYAEAVFRLAKDEGRLAQWEEALVWLAATVREPAVDAIVSDPERTPAEIEAMLTGVLGDKADAEVKNLVAALAENRRLVLLPAIADQFDQLKQAEEGVLTAHIASAFPLTDSQSAELAATLKAKYGKEIQLEVSEDSALLGGVRIQIGDDVIDASVRGKLQAMAVSLKS, encoded by the coding sequence ATGGCAGAACTCATTACCGTAGCGCGGCCATACGCCGAGGCGGTATTCCGGTTGGCTAAGGACGAAGGTCGTCTTGCCCAGTGGGAAGAAGCGCTGGTCTGGCTTGCCGCCACCGTGCGCGAACCCGCCGTCGACGCCATCGTCTCCGATCCGGAGCGTACCCCGGCCGAGATCGAAGCAATGCTGACTGGTGTTCTGGGCGATAAAGCCGATGCCGAGGTCAAGAACCTCGTCGCCGCGCTTGCCGAGAACCGCCGTCTGGTGCTCTTGCCGGCCATCGCCGACCAGTTTGACCAGCTGAAGCAGGCGGAAGAGGGCGTGCTGACCGCACATATCGCCTCCGCCTTCCCGCTTACCGACTCCCAGTCGGCCGAACTCGCAGCGACCCTCAAAGCCAAGTATGGCAAAGAGATTCAACTCGAGGTCAGCGAAGATTCTGCGCTGCTCGGCGGTGTACGCATCCAGATTGGCGACGACGTGATCGACGCCTCGGTACGCGGCAAACTGCAAGCAATGGCGGTCAGCCTCAAAAGTTAG
- the atpA gene encoding F0F1 ATP synthase subunit alpha, with translation MQLNPSEISELIRAKIQNLPSATEARTTGTVISVTDGVIRIHGLKDAMQGEMLEFPGNTYGLALNLERDSVGAVVLGEYEHISEGDEVKCTGRILEVPVGPELVGRVVNSLGQPIDGKGPIAAKASSPIEKVAPGVIERKSVDQPLQTGLKGIDAMIPIGRGQRELIIGDRQTGKTAVALDTIANQKGTGVICIYVAIGQKASSIANVVRKLEDQGAMGHTIIVAASASETAALQYIAPYSGCAMGEYFRDRGQDALIVYDDLSKQAVAYRQISLLLRRPPGREAYPGDVFYLHSRLLERAARVNADYVEKFTNGEVKGQTGSLTALPIIETQAGDVSAFVPTNVISITDGQIFLESDLFNAGIRPAVNAGISVSRVGGAAQTNVIKKLGGGIRLALAQYRELAAFAQFASDLDELTRKQLSHGEIVTELMKQKQFSTLKISEMALTLYGVTKGYYEGVPVRKALKFEADFLSHMKANHADLLADVEKTGKLSEENDKKLAQAMESFKAGYNFA, from the coding sequence ATGCAGTTGAACCCTTCTGAAATCAGCGAGCTCATTCGCGCGAAGATTCAGAACCTGCCGTCCGCCACCGAAGCGCGTACCACCGGTACGGTCATCTCGGTGACCGACGGCGTCATCCGCATTCACGGCCTCAAGGACGCGATGCAGGGTGAAATGCTCGAATTCCCGGGCAATACCTATGGCCTGGCCCTGAACCTGGAACGCGACTCCGTCGGCGCCGTGGTGCTGGGCGAGTACGAACACATTTCCGAAGGCGACGAAGTCAAGTGCACGGGTCGCATTCTGGAAGTGCCGGTCGGCCCTGAACTGGTCGGTCGTGTCGTGAACTCGCTCGGTCAGCCGATTGACGGCAAGGGTCCGATCGCCGCCAAGGCATCGAGCCCGATCGAAAAGGTCGCGCCGGGCGTGATCGAACGGAAGTCGGTGGACCAGCCGCTGCAAACCGGCCTGAAGGGCATCGATGCGATGATCCCGATCGGCCGCGGCCAGCGCGAACTGATCATCGGTGACCGTCAGACCGGCAAGACCGCCGTGGCGCTGGACACCATCGCGAACCAGAAGGGCACCGGCGTCATCTGCATCTACGTCGCCATCGGCCAGAAGGCTTCGTCGATCGCCAACGTCGTGCGCAAGCTCGAAGACCAGGGCGCGATGGGTCACACCATCATCGTCGCGGCTTCGGCTTCCGAAACCGCCGCCCTGCAATACATCGCCCCGTACTCCGGCTGCGCGATGGGCGAATACTTCCGTGACCGTGGTCAGGATGCGCTGATCGTGTACGACGATCTGTCGAAGCAGGCTGTGGCCTATCGCCAGATCTCGCTGCTGCTGCGCCGTCCGCCGGGCCGTGAAGCCTACCCGGGCGACGTGTTCTATCTGCACAGCCGTCTGCTGGAACGCGCAGCCCGCGTGAACGCCGACTACGTCGAGAAGTTCACCAACGGTGAAGTCAAGGGCCAGACCGGCTCGCTGACCGCGCTGCCGATCATCGAAACGCAGGCCGGCGACGTGTCCGCTTTCGTGCCGACCAACGTGATCTCGATTACCGACGGCCAGATCTTCCTGGAATCCGACCTGTTCAACGCCGGCATCCGCCCGGCCGTGAACGCCGGTATCTCGGTGTCGCGCGTCGGTGGTGCAGCCCAGACCAACGTGATCAAGAAGCTCGGCGGCGGTATCCGTCTGGCGCTGGCGCAATACCGCGAACTCGCGGCCTTTGCCCAGTTTGCCTCCGACCTCGACGAACTGACCCGCAAGCAGCTGTCGCACGGTGAAATCGTGACCGAGCTGATGAAGCAGAAGCAGTTCTCGACGCTGAAGATCTCGGAAATGGCCCTGACGCTGTACGGCGTGACCAAGGGTTACTACGAAGGTGTTCCGGTCCGGAAGGCACTGAAGTTCGAAGCTGATTTCCTGTCGCACATGAAGGCTAACCACGCCGACCTGCTCGCAGACGTGGAAAAGACCGGCAAGCTGTCGGAAGAGAACGACAAGAAACTCGCGCAAGCGATGGAATCGTTCAAGGCCGGCTACAACTTCGCCTGA
- the atpG gene encoding F0F1 ATP synthase subunit gamma: MAVGKEIRTKIKSVEGTQKITRAMQMVATSKMRKTQARMRAARPYAEKVREVMAHVAETNPDFKHPALQTRESVKRVGVILVSSDKGLCGGLNANVLRTFYQLVDGWSDKGVEVDVCCFGQKGFAALTRLKMNVVSSATQLGDTPQQEKLIGPASKIVRSYLSGDIDELHIVYSKFVNTMKQEPKIEQLLPLRTEELESEFPYSWDYLYEPDVRSVLDILVRRYLESVVFQAVAENMASEQAARMVAMKAATDNAAQAIERLKLTYNKARQAAITTELSEIVAGAAAV; encoded by the coding sequence ATGGCAGTCGGCAAGGAAATTCGCACCAAGATCAAAAGCGTAGAAGGTACGCAGAAGATCACTCGCGCTATGCAGATGGTCGCGACGTCGAAAATGCGCAAGACGCAGGCGCGCATGCGCGCCGCGCGTCCGTATGCCGAGAAGGTCCGTGAAGTGATGGCGCATGTCGCCGAAACCAATCCGGACTTCAAGCATCCCGCGTTGCAGACGCGGGAATCGGTCAAGCGTGTCGGTGTCATCCTGGTCAGCTCGGACAAGGGCCTGTGCGGTGGCTTGAACGCCAACGTGCTGCGCACTTTCTATCAGCTGGTCGACGGATGGAGCGACAAGGGCGTGGAAGTCGACGTTTGCTGCTTCGGCCAGAAAGGCTTTGCGGCGCTCACCCGTCTGAAAATGAACGTGGTGTCCAGCGCAACCCAGCTCGGCGATACGCCGCAGCAGGAAAAGCTGATCGGACCGGCGTCGAAAATCGTCCGCTCGTACCTGAGCGGCGATATCGACGAACTGCACATCGTGTACTCGAAGTTCGTGAACACGATGAAGCAGGAGCCGAAGATCGAGCAGTTGCTGCCGCTCAGGACCGAAGAGCTGGAGAGCGAATTCCCGTACTCGTGGGACTATCTCTACGAGCCGGATGTGCGCTCCGTTCTCGACATTCTGGTTCGCCGCTATCTCGAATCCGTCGTCTTCCAGGCGGTGGCTGAGAACATGGCCAGCGAACAGGCGGCGCGGATGGTGGCCATGAAGGCCGCTACCGACAACGCCGCTCAGGCGATCGAGCGACTGAAGCTGACGTACAACAAGGCGCGCCAGGCCGCGATTACTACCGAGCTTTCGGAAATCGTCGCCGGCGCCGCGGCTGTCTAG
- the atpD gene encoding F0F1 ATP synthase subunit beta, which produces MSQGKIVQIIGAVVDAEFPRNAIPKVYDALKVESTGLTLEVQQQLGDGVVRCIAMGSSDGLKRGLDVISSGAPISVPVGTATLGRIMDVLGEPVDEQGPVATEERMPIHRTAPKFDELAASSELLETGIKVIDLLCPFAKGGKVGLFGGAGVGKTVNMMELIRNIAIEHSGYSVFTGVGERTREGNDFYHEMKESNVLDKVALVYGQMNEPPGNRLRVALTGLTMAEKFRDEGKDVLLFVDNIYRYTLAGTEVSALLGRMPSAVGYQPTLAEEMGKFQERVASTKTGSITSIQAVYVPADDLTDPSPATTFAHLDATVVLSRDIAALGIYPAVDPLDSTSRQLDPMVVGEEHYAVARGVQMTLQKYKELRDIIAILGMDELSEEDKLIVARARKIQRFLSQPFFVAEVFTGSPGKFVSLRETIKGFKAILAGEYDALPEQAFYMVGGIEEAAEKAKTL; this is translated from the coding sequence ATGAGCCAAGGCAAAATCGTACAGATCATTGGCGCGGTCGTTGACGCGGAGTTTCCGCGCAACGCCATTCCAAAGGTCTATGACGCCCTGAAGGTCGAGAGTACTGGCCTGACCCTCGAGGTCCAGCAGCAACTCGGCGACGGCGTGGTGCGCTGCATCGCCATGGGTTCGTCGGACGGCCTCAAGCGTGGCCTCGACGTGATCAGCAGCGGTGCGCCGATCTCGGTACCGGTCGGTACCGCGACGCTCGGCCGCATCATGGACGTGCTCGGCGAACCGGTTGACGAACAAGGTCCGGTTGCGACCGAAGAGCGCATGCCGATTCACCGTACCGCCCCGAAGTTCGACGAGCTGGCTGCTTCGTCCGAACTGCTGGAAACCGGCATCAAGGTGATCGACCTGCTGTGCCCGTTCGCCAAGGGCGGCAAGGTCGGCCTGTTCGGCGGCGCCGGCGTCGGCAAGACCGTGAACATGATGGAGCTGATCCGCAACATCGCCATTGAACACAGCGGTTACTCCGTGTTCACCGGCGTGGGCGAGCGGACCCGCGAAGGCAACGACTTCTATCATGAAATGAAAGAGTCGAACGTTCTGGACAAGGTCGCGCTGGTGTACGGCCAGATGAACGAACCGCCGGGCAACCGTCTGCGCGTGGCACTGACCGGCCTGACCATGGCCGAGAAGTTCCGCGACGAAGGCAAGGACGTGCTGCTGTTCGTCGACAACATCTACCGCTACACGCTGGCCGGTACCGAAGTGTCGGCACTGCTGGGCCGTATGCCGTCCGCCGTGGGCTACCAGCCGACGCTGGCGGAAGAAATGGGCAAGTTCCAGGAACGCGTCGCGTCGACCAAGACCGGCTCGATCACGTCGATCCAGGCCGTTTACGTGCCTGCGGATGACTTGACCGACCCGTCGCCGGCCACGACCTTCGCCCACCTGGACGCCACCGTGGTGCTGTCGCGCGATATCGCCGCGCTGGGTATCTACCCGGCCGTTGACCCGCTCGACTCGACCTCGCGTCAGCTGGATCCGATGGTTGTCGGTGAAGAACACTATGCTGTCGCTCGTGGCGTGCAGATGACGCTGCAAAAGTACAAGGAACTGCGTGACATCATCGCGATTCTGGGTATGGATGAACTGTCGGAAGAAGACAAGTTGATCGTTGCCCGCGCTCGCAAGATCCAGCGCTTCCTGTCGCAGCCGTTCTTCGTCGCTGAAGTGTTCACCGGCAGCCCGGGCAAGTTCGTGTCGCTGCGTGAAACCATCAAGGGCTTCAAGGCGATTCTCGCTGGCGAGTACGATGCACTGCCGGAACAGGCGTTCTATATGGTCGGCGGCATCGAAGAAGCGGCTGAAAAAGCCAAGACGCTCTAA
- a CDS encoding F0F1 ATP synthase subunit epsilon translates to MSTMHVEVVSAEAQIYSGEAEFLVAPAEMGEIGVYPRHVPLLTRIKPGPLRIRVPGQAEEVIVAVSGGLMEIQPDSITVLADVAVRGDELDEQRAEAAKKAAEAALAKATDDRETAQARQALKTALAELKSLEYLRRRVH, encoded by the coding sequence ATGAGTACGATGCATGTGGAAGTGGTCAGCGCCGAGGCGCAAATCTATTCGGGCGAGGCCGAGTTTCTGGTCGCCCCGGCAGAGATGGGCGAAATCGGTGTGTATCCCCGTCACGTGCCGCTCCTGACCCGTATCAAACCGGGCCCGCTGCGCATTCGTGTGCCGGGTCAGGCCGAAGAAGTGATCGTTGCCGTGTCCGGCGGATTGATGGAAATCCAGCCGGACTCGATCACCGTACTCGCCGATGTGGCGGTACGGGGCGACGAGCTTGACGAGCAGCGTGCGGAAGCCGCGAAGAAGGCAGCCGAGGCCGCACTGGCCAAGGCGACCGACGATCGCGAAACCGCCCAGGCCCGTCAGGCACTGAAGACCGCACTGGCCGAGCTGAAGTCGCTCGAGTATCTGCGTCGTCGGGTTCACTAA
- the glmU gene encoding bifunctional UDP-N-acetylglucosamine diphosphorylase/glucosamine-1-phosphate N-acetyltransferase GlmU, which translates to MNALSTVILAAGRGKRMYSDLPKVLHPIGGQPMLGRVITTARQLTPDVLVVVYGHGGERVRETFAGDSDLRWAEQAQQLGTGHALKMAMPHLPADGQVLVLYGDVPLIQAETLRRLATAAGSGVGLLVDTLDDPTGYGRIVRDAHGRVSGIVEQKDASAVQLAIREINTGILVLPAARLAGWLNELGNDNVQGEYYLTDVIALAVRDDVAVTTLAVPASWQAAGVNAKRQLAELERIFQREQANALLDQGVTLLDPSRFDLRGELQCGRDVSIDVGCVFEGRVMLGDGVHIGAHCVLRNVSLAAGCEVQPFSHLDGASVGEGARIGPYARLRPGAELAGHVHVGNFVEIKKSRVGEGSKVNHLTYIGDSDIGRGVNVGAGTVTCNYDGVNKFRTVVEDNAFIGSGTMLVAPVRIEQGATIGAGSVITRTAPTGALTLARAKQMTLSGWQRPKKP; encoded by the coding sequence ATGAACGCGCTCAGTACCGTCATTCTTGCCGCCGGTCGCGGCAAACGCATGTATTCCGACCTGCCGAAAGTCCTGCACCCGATTGGTGGTCAGCCGATGCTCGGCCGGGTCATCACCACCGCGCGCCAGCTGACGCCGGATGTGCTGGTCGTGGTGTACGGCCACGGCGGCGAACGGGTTCGCGAAACGTTCGCTGGCGACAGCGACCTGCGCTGGGCCGAGCAGGCACAGCAACTGGGTACCGGCCATGCGCTGAAAATGGCCATGCCGCATCTGCCGGCGGACGGTCAGGTGCTGGTGCTGTACGGCGACGTGCCGCTGATCCAGGCCGAGACGCTGCGCCGGCTGGCAACGGCGGCCGGCAGCGGCGTCGGCCTGCTGGTCGATACCCTGGACGACCCCACCGGCTATGGCCGCATCGTGCGCGATGCACATGGCCGGGTCAGCGGCATCGTCGAGCAGAAGGACGCGTCGGCAGTGCAATTGGCGATCCGGGAAATCAACACCGGCATCCTGGTGCTGCCGGCGGCGCGGCTGGCCGGCTGGCTGAACGAACTCGGCAATGACAATGTGCAGGGCGAGTACTACCTGACCGACGTGATTGCGCTGGCCGTGCGCGACGATGTCGCGGTGACCACACTGGCCGTGCCGGCCAGCTGGCAGGCGGCCGGGGTGAATGCCAAGCGGCAACTGGCCGAACTGGAACGGATCTTCCAGCGCGAACAGGCGAATGCGCTGCTGGACCAGGGCGTCACGCTGCTGGACCCGTCCCGCTTCGATCTGCGTGGCGAACTGCAGTGCGGCCGTGACGTCAGCATCGATGTCGGCTGTGTGTTCGAGGGCCGGGTCATGCTGGGCGACGGCGTGCACATCGGGGCGCATTGCGTGCTGCGCAATGTCAGCCTGGCAGCCGGCTGTGAGGTCCAGCCGTTCTCGCATCTGGATGGTGCCAGCGTCGGCGAAGGCGCCCGCATCGGTCCGTACGCGCGGCTGCGGCCGGGCGCCGAACTGGCCGGCCACGTGCATGTCGGCAACTTTGTCGAGATCAAGAAATCGCGCGTCGGCGAGGGCAGCAAGGTCAATCATCTGACCTATATCGGCGACAGCGACATCGGCCGCGGCGTCAATGTCGGCGCCGGTACCGTGACCTGCAACTACGATGGCGTGAACAAGTTCCGCACCGTGGTCGAGGACAACGCGTTTATCGGTTCCGGCACCATGCTGGTCGCACCGGTCAGGATCGAACAGGGCGCAACCATTGGTGCCGGTTCGGTCATTACCCGCACCGCACCGACCGGTGCCCTGACGCTGGCCCGGGCCAAGCAGATGACGCTGTCCGGCTGGCAGCGACCGAAGAAACCGTAA